One Capra hircus breed San Clemente chromosome 29, ASM170441v1, whole genome shotgun sequence genomic region harbors:
- the PAG-3 gene encoding pregnancy-associated glycoprotein-3 precursor (The RefSeq protein has 1 substitution compared to this genomic sequence) translates to MKWLVLFGLVAFSECIVKVPLRRLKTMRKTLSGKNKLNDVLKEYPYRLPQISFRDSNVTIVPLRNMRDIFYVGNITIGTPPQEFQVVFDTASSDLWVPSIFCKSSSCSTRARFRHRQSSTFRRVNKTFGILYGAGKMKGVVVHDTVRIGDLVSTDQPFGLSMVESGFEHRQFDGVLGLNYPNLSVSKTIPIFDKLTNEGAISEPVFAFYLSKDEQEGSVVMFGGVDHRYYKEELNWVPLVKAGDWSVRVDRITMRGEVIACADGCTALLDTGSSLIQGPGRLVDNVQNLIGTMPQGSTHYVPCSVVNILPPIIFTINGINYPVPGRAYILKDSRGRCYTNFKKKTLRTSTESWVLGEPFLRLYFSVFDRGNDRIGLARAV, encoded by the exons ATGAAGTGGCTTGTGCTCTTTGGGCTGGTGGCCTTCTCAGAGTGCATAGTCAA AGTACCTCTAAGGAGACTGAAGACCATGAGAAAAACCCTCAGTGGAAAAAACAAGCTGAACGATGTCTTGAAGGAGTATCCTTACAGACTGCCCCAGATTTCTTTTCGTGATTCAAATGTAACTATTGTCCCATTGAGAAACATGAGAGAT ATATTCTACGTGGGTAACATCACCATTGGAACACCTCCTCAGGAATTCCAGGTTGTCTTTGACACAGCTTCATCTGACTTGTGGGTGCCCTCCATCTTTTGCAAGAGCTCAAGCTGTT CTACACGTGCTAGGTTCAGACATCGCCAGTCTTCCACCTTCCGGCGTGTCAATAAGACGTTCGGGATCCTGTATGGAGCTGGGAAAATGAAAGGAGTTGTTGTTCATGACACAGTTCGG ATTGGGGACCTTGTAAGTACTGACCAGCCATTTGGTCTAAGCATGGTGGAATCTGGTTTTGAGCACAGACAATTTGATGGTGTCTTGGGCTTGAACTACCCCAACCTATCCGTCTCCAAAACCATTCCCATCTTTGACAAGCTGACAAATGAAGGTGccatttctgagcctgtttttgcCTTCTACTTGAGCAA AGATGAGCAGGAGGGCAGTGTGGTGATGTTTGGTGGGGTGGACCACCGCTACTACAAGGAAGAGCTCAACTGGGTACCATTGGTCAAAGCAGGCGACTGGAGTGTACGTGTAGACCG CATCACCATGAGAGGAGAGGTTATTGCTTGTGCTGATGGCTGCACGGCCCTTTTGGACACCGGGTCATCACTTATCCAAGGCCCAGGAAGACTGGTCGATAACGTACAGAACCTGATAGGCACCATGCCACAGGGATCCACG CACTACGTTCCATGTTCTGTGGTCAATATTCTGCCCCCTATTATCTTCACCATCAATGGCATCAACTACCCAGTGCCAGGTCGAGCCTACATCCTCAAG GATTCTAGAGGCCGCTGTTATaccaactttaaaaagaaaactctgaGGACATCTACAGAGTCCTGGGTCCTGGGTGAACCCTTCCTGAGGCTGTATTTCTCGGTTTTTGATCGAGGAAATGACAGGATTGGCCTGGCACCAGCAGTGTAA